The following coding sequences lie in one Nakaseomyces glabratus chromosome I, complete sequence genomic window:
- the OXA1 gene encoding membrane insertase OXA1 (CAGL0I06534g~Ortholog(s) have ion channel activity, membrane insertase activity, mitochondrial ribosome binding activity) yields the protein MLGITGLRSLARTSTLRVAARAPGRLTPVTPSWRVMMPRYMSSNGKPISEITTQLPAVDELGATAADAVTQTVGTVGELSTHVGYLESIGLAQTWYWPSDLVQHALEYVHAYSGLPWWGTIITVTLLVRLALVPLYVKSSDTIARNSRIKPELDKINKQLMGTTDMTEGQKVAMKRKKLLADNGIKNRWLAAPMVQIPMAIGFFNGIRHMANFPVQGFQDQGILWFNDLTQADPYLGLQVITAAVLISFTRLGGETGAQQFSPTMKKFFTIMPLLSIPATMNLSSAVVLYFAVNGSFSVLQTLFLRNKWVRRKLNIADVVQRPLDPAQANKGIMDTFRENMANARAQAERKQKMQEKEMEMQELSKKLRENQRIKIVSRKQLNKNH from the coding sequence ATGCTGGGAATTACGGGACTAAGGTCCTTGGCGAGGACTTCGACGCTTAGAGTAGCAGCCAGAGCACCTGGCAGGCTTACGCCAGTGACGCCTTCATGGAGGGTGATGATGCCTAGGTACATGTCGAGCAATGGCAAGCCTATTTCAGAAATTACTACACAACTGCCAGCTGTTGATGAACTTGGAGCCACTGCTGCTGATGCTGTTACACAGACCGTTGGGACCGTGGGAGAGCTATCTACGCATGTCGGTTATTTGGAGAGCATCGGATTGGCTCAGACGTGGTATTGGCCGAGTGACTTGGTGCAACATGCTTTGGAATATGTACATGCATATTCGGGATTACCATGGTGGGGTACAATTATCACAGTGACATTGTTGGTGCGTTTGGCGCTCGTTCCCTTGTATGTGAAGTCTTCCGATACTATCGCTAGAAACTCCAGGATCAAACCGGAATTAGACAAGATCAACAAGCAATTAATGGGTACCACTGATATGACTGAGGGACAAAAGGTAGCTatgaagagaaagaagctTTTAGCCGATAATGGGATCAAGAACAGATGGTTGGCAGCTCCGATGGTTCAGATACCTATGGCAATTGGGTTTTTTAATGGTATAAGACATATGGCGAATTTCCCGGTACAAGGGTTTCAAGATCAAGGTATTCTGTGGTTCAATGACTTAACACAAGCAGATCCATACTTAGGTTTACAAGTAATCACTGCAGCAGTGTTGATCTCCTTCACTAGATTGGGTGGTGAAACTGGTGCTCAACAATTTTCACCaacgatgaagaagttttTTACAATTATGCCATTACTTTCCATCCCAGCAACAATGAACCTGTCTTCTGCTGTAGTGCTTTACTTCGCAGTCAATGGTTCATTCTCAGTTTTACaaactttatttttaagAAACAAATGGGTTAGACGGAAGCTAAATATAGCTGATGTTGTACAACGCCCACTCGACCCAGCACAAGCCAACAAGGGTATAATGGACACTTTCAGAGAAAATATGGCTAATGCAAGAGCTCAAGCGGAACGgaaacaaaaaatgcaggaaaaagaaatggaaatGCAAGAGCTTTCCAAAAAACTAAGGGAGAATCAGCGCATAAAAATTGTCTCAAGGAAGCAactaaataaaaatcatTAA